GCCTGTACGGTTAACTGCTCTTGGATAATTTCTAATAGTTCAAACAACTGTATATCTTCCCTAAATAACTGAATTTGATTCGAGCGGATTTTTTCATAATCAAGGTTTTCATTGACAAGTCGCATGAGTCGTTTTGCTTCATGACTCACTAAATTGATACCACGATCCCGATCCTCTTCAGGAATCATGTCATTTTTCAAGCCTTCAATAACCCCGCTTATGGTGGTTAACGGCGTCCGCATTTCATGAGAAACATCGGCCATGAATTGACGTCTACGATTCTCCAGTGCGTCAATTTCCTCCATCGAATGGTTTAATTTTTTCACCATATGGTTAAAGTCATTTGCTAACTCACCAATTTCATCAAAATTAGAGGACGGTACGTGTACATGATAATCTCCAGCTGATACAAGCGAAGTCGCTTCTCGGAGCCGTTTAATCCGGTTCACATGAATTTTTGAAAGAAGCCAGCTGAGTAAAAATGAAACACCTAATGCAATGAGGATGGTATAAATTAAAAATTGATTCACTTGACGGATCATTACACTTGACCCACTGATGGGCGAGGTTAACAATATCCCACCCACAAACCTGTCGCGATTATCTATATAGGGTAAAACAACAAAGGTCACACCGTCTTGATCAAATCGTTTATAATCGCTCTGAACAATGATGGTTTTACCATCTGTAATCTTCTCCCACTCTGAAGGTTTCAACTCGATGGCAGGCCCGTTTCTACCGACAGCATAAAGATTGGCCTCTTGATCAAACATACTAAAACTAATTTTTCTCGAACGTAATACATTGCTGTATTGGTTGATTATCTGATCCGTTGCGATTGGATTCCGTTCAATATCAGAAATGATGGCTTCACCATAAGAAATCAATTCGTCTGCTTTATTCTCATAAACCAAGTTACCGACATAGTGAGCAAACAATAGACTTAAGACAAGAAATGCGACAATAATTATACTAATGTGGCTGATAAACTGTTGAGAAAAATATTTAATTCTTATCTGTTTGAATCGACTCATCAAACTTATAACCTACCCCCCATACAGTGTGAAAGAATGGCTGGGATGCAGTTTCTACTTTTTTTCGCAGTCGCTT
This Neobacillus sp. YX16 DNA region includes the following protein-coding sequences:
- a CDS encoding HAMP domain-containing sensor histidine kinase, which encodes MSRFKQIRIKYFSQQFISHISIIIVAFLVLSLLFAHYVGNLVYENKADELISYGEAIISDIERNPIATDQIINQYSNVLRSRKISFSMFDQEANLYAVGRNGPAIELKPSEWEKITDGKTIIVQSDYKRFDQDGVTFVVLPYIDNRDRFVGGILLTSPISGSSVMIRQVNQFLIYTILIALGVSFLLSWLLSKIHVNRIKRLREATSLVSAGDYHVHVPSSNFDEIGELANDFNHMVKKLNHSMEEIDALENRRRQFMADVSHEMRTPLTTISGVIEGLKNDMIPEEDRDRGINLVSHEAKRLMRLVNENLDYEKIRSNQIQLFREDIQLFELLEIIQEQLTVQAAEKNVQIIVDADEEVMVNADYDRLVQILINITKNSIQFTSDGTIWLRGRKEKQNTIIEVEDTGIGIDPSEVENIWRRFYKADISRTSNPYGAFGLGLSIVKQLVLLHNGEIDVQSEKGKGTKFTITFKQ